A part of Denitratisoma oestradiolicum genomic DNA contains:
- the cofC gene encoding 2-phospho-L-lactate guanylyltransferase, with product MEAQLETARRSGSPSREFLPLSPGPRTPAAVWALVPLKDFSLAKTRLADTLDAGARQGLALAMARDVVRALTRACTVSRVVMVSDIPGLPGLIGLESVDCFDTGEARGLNEDLSRAAAWAQTQGAGHVLIAHADLPHLTAAGIDRFVATTMPGSQRLRVAASKEGSGTNLLLAPLPLPLPLVFGSHSLPRFLQGAATAGLRIEVRHDPALARDIDETQDLSALMADYRRGYLAGRATAAWLQSTPDSSP from the coding sequence GTGGAAGCTCAACTCGAAACCGCCCGTCGAAGCGGCTCGCCCTCAAGGGAATTTCTCCCGCTGTCCCCAGGACCTCGCACTCCGGCGGCGGTCTGGGCCCTCGTTCCCCTGAAAGATTTCTCCCTTGCCAAGACCCGGCTCGCCGACACTCTCGACGCCGGAGCCCGTCAGGGTCTGGCCCTGGCCATGGCCAGGGACGTGGTCAGGGCGCTGACGCGGGCCTGCACTGTCAGCCGGGTAGTGATGGTCAGCGACATTCCCGGACTCCCCGGCCTGATCGGCCTTGAGAGCGTGGATTGTTTCGACACTGGAGAGGCCCGGGGGCTCAACGAGGATCTGAGCCGAGCGGCGGCCTGGGCGCAGACCCAAGGCGCCGGCCACGTACTGATCGCCCATGCCGATCTTCCCCACCTCACGGCGGCGGGTATCGACCGCTTCGTCGCCACGACCATGCCCGGCTCGCAACGACTACGGGTGGCCGCCAGCAAGGAAGGCAGCGGTACCAACCTGCTGTTGGCCCCCCTGCCCCTGCCCCTGCCCCTGGTGTTCGGAAGCCACAGCCTGCCCCGCTTCCTTCAGGGGGCGGCAACGGCCGGTCTCCGGATTGAGGTCCGCCATGATCCGGCACTGGCGAGGGACATTGATGAAACCCAGGACTTGAGCGCCCTGATGGCGGACTACCGGCGCGGATATCTGGCCGGCCGTGCCACCGCCGCCTGGCTGCAGTCCACACCCGACTCCAGCCCCTGA
- a CDS encoding CoxG family protein — protein sequence MYIERTFVLDGALPEVWAFLNQPHEVGKCLPGCHTVEVLGVGKYTGSVGIKVGPIKAGFDVRVETSEERPPEYAAYTMRGADKDGGSKISAECTLALKAVDDRHTEITYTSTVHIVGKLGKFAAGVMQKFADGINDQFIAALTKRAAELHGSPAVEEAEAEKGKGMLGSLKSMFKKQPAEAVK from the coding sequence ATGTACATAGAACGCACGTTTGTTCTGGATGGTGCCCTACCCGAAGTTTGGGCCTTCCTGAATCAGCCCCATGAAGTGGGCAAATGCCTGCCTGGCTGCCACACGGTGGAAGTGCTGGGCGTTGGCAAATACACCGGGTCGGTGGGTATCAAGGTCGGTCCGATCAAGGCCGGTTTCGATGTGCGGGTGGAAACCAGCGAGGAGCGGCCACCCGAGTATGCGGCCTACACCATGCGTGGCGCCGACAAGGATGGCGGCAGCAAGATCAGCGCCGAATGCACTCTGGCCCTCAAGGCGGTGGATGACAGGCACACCGAGATCACCTACACCTCCACGGTCCATATTGTCGGCAAGCTGGGGAAATTCGCCGCCGGCGTGATGCAGAAGTTCGCCGACGGCATCAACGATCAGTTCATTGCCGCCTTGACCAAGCGGGCCGCCGAACTTCACGGGAGTCCTGCCGTGGAAGAGGCCGAGGCCGAAAAGGGCAAGGGCATGCTCGGTAGCCTTAAGTCCATGTTCAAGAAGCAGCCCGCCGAGGCAGTGAAGTGA